In a single window of the Desulfovibrio mangrovi genome:
- a CDS encoding winged helix-turn-helix domain-containing protein, translated as MSPASRPTMRLHLWLETEKGVFFGQGRLQLLEYIEYTGSLNAAAKALGMSYRAAWGKIKTSEEALGFQLVEQPDGKRGGGQLSEAAKLLIASYRHWLEEVEAFALQSAKKHMDYTPAQYWSVRELPSRKPPESILSASGSAAADPEANP; from the coding sequence ATGAGTCCCGCAAGCAGACCCACTATGCGATTGCACCTGTGGCTGGAAACCGAAAAGGGCGTCTTTTTCGGTCAGGGAAGGCTGCAGTTGCTGGAGTATATTGAATACACAGGTTCGCTGAATGCGGCGGCCAAGGCGTTGGGCATGTCGTATCGGGCTGCCTGGGGCAAGATCAAGACTTCGGAAGAGGCTCTGGGTTTTCAACTTGTGGAGCAGCCTGACGGCAAGCGTGGCGGTGGTCAGCTGAGCGAAGCGGCCAAGCTGCTTATCGCCAGTTACCGTCACTGGTTGGAAGAGGTGGAAGCCTTCGCCTTGCAATCTGCCAAGAAGCACATGGATTACACCCCCGCGCAATACTGGTCGGTGCGCGAACTCCCCTCACGAAAACCACCGGAATCCATATTGTCTGCCAGTGGATCTGCCGCAGCAGATCCGGAGGCGAATCCCTAG